The Candidatus Rokuibacteriota bacterium genome segment GCGCTGGCCGAGCGCCAGCCGCCCACCCACACCGCCGGGATACCCGAGACGCGGGCGGCGGCGATCCCCTCGGCGATCAGGGCCGGCTGCATGACGTCCATGGCCGCTCTCACCGTCTCCGGCCGGCGGTGCAGGTCGAGGAAGAACTCCTGCATGGAGCGCGCCCCGCACAGGTACTCGAAGGGGATCGCCGTCGCCCCGCAGGAGAGCGGCACGAAGCCCGCCGCGCGGAAGCGGCGCAGCACGCCGGCGAGGTGCGCCTTCACCCAGGTGCGGTTCGCCTCGAGCTCGGCCGGGTCGATGACGCGGGGGAGATAGCCGCGCAGGAAGGCGGGCCACCCCTGAGCCACGATCGCCTCGTAGTCCTCGATCGTCATCACCTCGGCCTCGTCCACCTGCCAGAGGCTGTCCTCCGGCAGGTCGCGTCCCGGCACGGCGACGCGGGAGAGCCACATGCGGCTCAGCGCTGGTGTGATCCGTCCGGCCGGCGCCGCGTTGATCCCGTCCAGGTCCCCCAGCCGCTCCATGGCGGCGAGCGTCGCGTCCACCCGCGCCTCGGGGTCCGCGCAGAACCGGGCGATGGACATGCCGGTATAGCGCGGGGAGAAGGCCGTCCCCATGTAGATCACCGGCAGGCGGTCCACCGGCTCGAGGGCCATCGCCCGCCGGATGCGCTCCGCGCGCTCCCGGTACAGGCCCTGCGCGTCAGCGGGCGCCGGCATGGTCCATCCAGCCATCGCAGAGGTTCACCGCCGCCTGCGCCGTGGCTCCCCAGGCATCTGCCCCTGCGAGAGCCTGGACCCGCGCGTCCACGGGCCCCCCGCCGAGCATGATGCGGACGCGGGGGCGCAGCCCCGTGGCCTCCACGGCGTCCACCGTCTCCTTCATGGCGCCGAAGGAGGTGGTCAGGAGGGCCGACAGCCCCAGGACCGTGGCCCCGGTCTCCGCCAGCGCATCCACGAACCGCTGCGGCGGGACATTCACGCCGAGGTCGCGCACCTCGTAGCCGGCCGCCCGGAGCAGCAGCACCACGAGGTTCTTGCCGATATCGTGGAGGTCTCCCTTGACGGTCCCCATGACGACAGTGCCCCGCGTGGGCCACTGCCCATCCGAGAGCAGAGGCTCGGCCAGCCGCGTGACCCGGGCGAAGATGGCCGCCGCCATGATGAGGTCCGAGACGAAGTACTCGCCGCGCCCGAACCGCTCGCCAACGAGCGCCATGCCCGCGCGGCACGCTTCGATGACGGCGAGGGCGTCCGTCCCCGCAGCCAGTCGCTCGCGGGCGGTGGCCAGCGCCGTGGGCTCGTCCAGGTCGGCGACGGCGTTGATGAGCCTGTCAGACATGCGGGGCCTCCGGTGGGCGGGTCGGGTCCTGGCGGGTCGAACGGGCGTCCGGCTGTCCCGCCCTCCCCTCGCCGGGGCGACGCCGCTGGCGGGTGGCGAGCGCGCGCCCCCGCCGCGCGCGGGGCGACCGGGTCCCGCGCATGGACGGATAGCATGACGGCGGCAGGCGGGT includes the following:
- a CDS encoding uroporphyrinogen-III decarboxylase, giving the protein MPAPADAQGLYRERAERIRRAMALEPVDRLPVIYMGTAFSPRYTGMSIARFCADPEARVDATLAAMERLGDLDGINAAPAGRITPALSRMWLSRVAVPGRDLPEDSLWQVDEAEVMTIEDYEAIVAQGWPAFLRGYLPRVIDPAELEANRTWVKAHLAGVLRRFRAAGFVPLSCGATAIPFEYLCGARSMQEFFLDLHRRPETVRAAMDVMQPALIAEGIAAARVSGIPAVWVGGWRSASALVSPRLWNAFVFPYLEGMVTTLAREGIVSVLHFDQDWTRDLARLRDLPPRSCVLNLDGMTDIRRAKELLGDRMALMGDVPPALLSAGTPDDVHHYVRDLARDCGPTGLLLCAGCDTPLDALAANVEAFVATARELGQAGVR
- a CDS encoding cobalamin B12-binding domain-containing protein, whose protein sequence is MSDRLINAVADLDEPTALATARERLAAGTDALAVIEACRAGMALVGERFGRGEYFVSDLIMAAAIFARVTRLAEPLLSDGQWPTRGTVVMGTVKGDLHDIGKNLVVLLLRAAGYEVRDLGVNVPPQRFVDALAETGATVLGLSALLTTSFGAMKETVDAVEATGLRPRVRIMLGGGPVDARVQALAGADAWGATAQAAVNLCDGWMDHAGAR